The following coding sequences lie in one Populus trichocarpa isolate Nisqually-1 chromosome 14, P.trichocarpa_v4.1, whole genome shotgun sequence genomic window:
- the LOC7497295 gene encoding LOW QUALITY PROTEIN: uncharacterized protein LOC7497295 (The sequence of the model RefSeq protein was modified relative to this genomic sequence to represent the inferred CDS: substituted 2 bases at 2 genomic stop codons) — MQVSTVQHQKYHPKSGPDSPVSLAYHVQLSKSTFQRSSVFCTSLYLSSSSISETNRQLGNFPFLPHPPTYSQSVSATDSTKSPQLVSEDLSSPFDEERSDGFMIDFLNLSGDASEGGFHGMNCTSDNLELTEQLELQFLSDELDIAITDHGENPRLDEIYGTPETSSKPVTGFACYQNFPSIAPPVDALSSQPSLGSSTAHKPRMRWTTELHERFLDAVNKLDGAEKATPKGVLKLMNVEGLTIYHVKSHLQKYRLAKYFPEKKEEKKASCSEEKKAVSIIIDDDGKKKGTIQITEALRMQMEVQKQLHEQLERKIGCSKRVERFCSNGAKHMKNDANQTAGCGSGMQAEMYSVVEDDMTARVSVINGRIGSKTFMSSEAKEMSRQAQRCIGRFFCETGFDLTTATVPSFQRMINATLGDGQLPYKVPALQDXKGWILHDEVEETKTYVKEISRSWASTGFSVLLDGWVDEKGRNLVSFVVECPVGPTYLRSADVSAIIDDVNALQLLLEGVIEEVGIDNVVQNVAFSTLGWAGLVGEQFMQRSWRVFWCVSASHCIELMLEKFRAMDSIRSVLEKTNIIAKFFXRHAEVLKQTRNHIDDCNLIKPSKMKFAMPFFTLENIVSEKNNLKGMFESSEWKNSVWSSTAEGKRVARLVGDQSFWNGVEMASKASSPLLLVLCLVNEADKPQVGYIYETMDQVKETIKREFKNKKSDYIPFWTAIDDIWDAHLHSPLHAAGYYLNPCLFYSTDFYSDPEVTFGLLCCVVRMVAHQRTQLIITFQLDEYRHARGDFEEGRAIAERTNISPAQWWCTYGKQCPELQRFAIRILSQTCDGASRYNLKKGMAEKLLMDGRNRIEQQRLNDLAFVHYNLQLQNKRYGVGNNVVGEEIDAMDDWVVEEAPEETAPENGGLGWMDSDCSGATKNVEVRCGIQAKE; from the exons ATGCAAGTGTCTACAGTTCAACATCAAAAGTACCATCCAAAATCTGGACCAGACAGCCCTGTATCTCTTGCTTATCATGTCCAACTCTCTAAGAGCACATTTCAACGCTCTTCTGTGTTCTGTACCAGTTTATACCTGTCATCTTCATCTATCTCTGAAACTAATCGACAGCTTGGAAATTTTCCATTTCTACCACATCCCCCAACATATAGCCAGTCCGTTTCTGCCACTGATTCAACAAAATCTCCACAGCTTGTCAGCGAGGATTTGAGCAGTCCATTTGATGAAGAGCGTTCAGATGGTTTTATGATAGACTTTCTCAATTTGTCTGGAGATGCCTCTGAGGGTGGCTTTCATGGCATGAACTGTACGAGTGACAATTTAGAACTAACAGAGCAATTGGAGCTGCAGTTTTTGTCTGATGAACTTGATATAGCTATCACAGACCATGGAGAAAACCCGAGGCTTGAT GAAATATATGGAACTCCTGAAACTTCATCAAAACCAGTCACAGGATTCGCATGCTATCAGAATTTTCCTTCTATTGCCCCACCTGTTGATGCGCTTTCAAGTCAACCCTCTCTTGGTTCATCCACTGCACACAAGCCAAGAATGAGATGGACAACTGAGCTTCATGAACGTTTTTTGGATGCTGTCAATAAGCTTGATGGGGCTGAAA AGGCCACTCCAAAGGGGGTGTTAAAGCTTATGAACGTTGAAGGTTTGACCATCTATCATGTGAAAAGCCACCTACAG aaATACCGACTTGCCAAGTATTTTCCAGAAAAAAAGGAAG AGAAGAAAGCTTCTTGCTCTGAAGAAAAGAAAGCGGTTTCAATTATCATTGATGATGATGGGAAGAAAAAAGG GACAATTCAAATCACCGAGGCTCTTCGCATGCAAATGGAAGTCCAGAAGCAGCTACATGAACAACTTGAG AGAAAAATTGGATGCAGCAAGAGAGTAGAAAGATTTTGCTCGAATGGTGCTAAGCATATGAAGAATGATGCCAATCAAACTGCAGGTTGTGGGAGTGGAATGCAAGCAGAGATGTATTCTGTGGTGGAAGATGATATGACTGCACGTGTTTCAGTAATTAATGGAAGAATAGGTTCCAAAACATTCATGAGTAGTGAAGCAAAAGAGATGTCAAGGCAAGCTCAAAGATGCATTGGCAGATTCTTTTGCGAAACAGGTTTTGATTTAACCACTGCCACTGTGCCTAGCTTCCAGAGAATGATAAATGCCACTCTTGGTGATGGTCAATTGCCATATAAGGTCCCAGCTTTACAAGATTGAAAAGGGTGGATCCTCCATGATGAAGTAGAAGAGACAAAAACATATGTGAAGGAGATTAGTCGCTCATGGGCAAGCACTGGGTTTAGTGTTTTGCTGGATGGATGGGTTGATGAGAAGGGTCGCAACCTGGTTAGTTTTGTTGTGGAATGCCCTGTGGGTCCAACTTATCTTCGCTCAGCTGATGTTTCAGCTATCATTGATGATGTGAATGCCTTACAATTGTTGCTGGAAGGAGTTATTGAGGAGGTTGGGATTGACAATGTTGTTCAAAATGTAGCATTTTCTACTTTAGGATGGGCAGGGCTTGTAGGCGAACAGTTTATGCAAAGGAGCTGGCGTGTGTTCTGGTGTGTGAGTGCATCTCATTGCATTGAGCTTATGCTGGAAAAATTCAGGGCAATGGATTCCATCAGAAGCGtactagaaaaaacaaatatcattgcGAAGTTCTTCTAAAGACATGCAGAAGTTTTGAAGCAAACGAGAAATCATATAGATGACTGCAACTTGATAAAGCCCTCCAAGATGAAGTTTGCTATGCCTTTCTTCACCTTGGAGAATATTGTATCAGAAAAGAACAACTTGAAGGGGATGTTTGAATCATCTGAGTGGAAGAACTCAGTATGGTCTTCCACTGCTGAGGGAAAGCGAGTGGCTCGTCTGGTTGGGGATCAATCTTTCTGGAATGGAGTAGAGATGGCCTCAAAAGCATCTTCTCCGCTGCTGCTTGTTCTTTGCTTGGTTAATGAGGCTGATAAACCACAGGTGGGATACATATATGAAACCATGGATCAAGTAAAAGAGACGATTAAAAGGgaattcaaaaacaagaaatcagATTATATTCCTTTTTGGACAGCAATTGATGACATATGGGATGCACATCTCCATAGCCCTCTACATGCAGCGGGTTATTATTTAAACCCATGTCTGTTTTATTCAACTGATTTCTATAGTGATCCAGAGGTTACATTTGGCCTGTTATGCTGTGTTGTTCGTATGGTAGCACACCAGCGCACTCAACTTATAATAACATTTCAACTTGACGAGTATAGACATGCTAGAGGTGATTTTGAAGAGGGGAGAGCAATTGCCGAAAGAACCAATATTTCTCCAG CCCAATGGTGGTGTACCTATGGGAAACAATGTCCTGAGCTGCAAAGATTTGCCATCAGAATTCTGAGCCAGACTTGTGATGGTGCATCTAGGTATAACCTGAAGAAGGGTATGGCCGAGAAGCTTCTCATGGATGGAAGGAACCGAATCGAGCAACAAAGATTGAATGACTTGGCATTTGTTCATTATAACTTGCAGCTGCAAAACAAACGATATGGTGTTGGAAACAATGTTGTGGGTGAAGAGATTGATGCCATGGATGATTGGGTCGTGGAAGAAGCACCAGAGGAGACTGCACCAGAAAATGGTGGCCTTGGATGGATGGACTCAGACTGCAGTGGAGCCACTAAAAATGTTGAAGTACGTTGTGGAATTCAAGCAAAGGAGTAG